TGCTAAATCCGCGTGCAGGCTCATGGCGCACGGTCTGACCGTGGCTGCCGATGGCGCGAACGCTGTGTGCGGGTATGTCGTGCTGGATTAGCAGTTCATTGATGCCTTGCGCGGCGAGCGCGACCCACTGTTGTTCGGCGATTGCCGCACGTGCCAGTTCATCTGGGCCGGATGCGCACAGGCTGAGCAGCGCGCTGCGCAGCTCGTCTGGCATGGGCAGGTAGCGGGTGCCGAGCAGGCGGGTGTTGTGTTCCTGCTCTATCAGCGCAATGTCCAGGCCATCCAGGCTGGTACCGGACATCACGCCAAGGTAGAGGGGCATGGTTTAGCGCTGATTGTTGAGGGCAAGCATGGTGGACTTTTCTTTATCCATTTGTGCCATCAACGGTTTGCTCAACTGCATAAAGCGGGCTTTCTCGCTCTTGGCGATAGGGTCAGCCATTGGTAGCTTCTGGCTCAGCGGGTCAACGTGCACGCCATTGACCTGGAACTCATAGTGCAAGTGCGGCCCGGTGGACAGGCCGGTGGTGCCGATATAACCGATGATCTGGCCCTGCTTGACGTTGCTACCACTACGGATGCCCTTAGCAAAGCCGTTCATATGAGCATACAGGGTGCGGTAGCGTTGACCATGCTGGATGATCACCGCATTGCCGTAGCCGCCGTGACGACCGGCCAGGGTGATGCGGCCATCGCCGGCTGCCTTGATTGGCGTGCCGCGCGGGGCTGCGTAATCAACGCCCTTGTGTGCACGAATCTTATTCAGCACAGGGTGGCGACGGCCTGTGGAAAAGCGCGAGCTGATGCGGGCAAAGTCTACCGGGGTGCGAATAAAGGCTTTGCGCATGCTCTCGCCATTGGCGTTGTAATAGCTGCTGTTGCCTTGCTTGTTCGTGTAGCGCACGGCGGTGTAGGTCTTGCCGCGGTTGGTGAAGCGTGCTGAGAGAATATTGCCAGTGCCGACCTGCTTGCCGTTGACCACTTTCTTCTCGTAGATCAGCTCGAACACGTCGCCTTCGCGAATATCCATGGCGAAATCGATGTCGTAGCCGAATACGTTGGCCAGATCCATGGTCAGGCTATGCGACAGGCCCGCGCGCTTGGCTGAGAGAAACAGCGAGCTGTTGATCACTCCGTGGCTGTAAGTGGTTTGAACTTCAGGTTTGACCAGTTCGCGCTTGAAACTAAAGCCTTTCTCGCTTTTCGTCAGGGCAATGCTTTCCAGATCACTGAGCTTGCTGTGCAGGCTTTCAAGCTGACCGTCTGTGTTCAGATTGAATTCGAGCGCTTGGCCTACTTTCAGGCGTGTCAGCTGCTTGGCGTCCTTGCTGCTATTGAGCACGTCATGCAGTGTGGTGGCGCTCAGGCCGACCTTGGCAAATACCGTGGATAGCGTATCGCCGTTTTCCACGCGGATGATGTGCTTAAGCGGGTCGATTTCTTCCTGAGGTTTTTCGGCCTGCGCAGCCTTCTGCTCATCGTCTGTGGAGCGCTCTGTGGCTGCCGTATTGGCGAAAGGTGATTGGCTTTTGTTGGGCGACGGTAGGGTGTCTAAGTTCTGCTCGCCCTGTAGCTCGGCGAACTCAGAACCGTTGTCTAGCTCAAGATTGATGTAGGTTTTTTGGGCTTCAACTTCGCGGGAGGGAAATACCAGTAGGGCTAGGCTCAGTAGGGCGGCGACGCCACTGGCCGCCAGAATATGGCTTTTCGGGTACAGGGGCGGCGCTTTAGCTGGAGAGGTCATAGGCTGCTTTTTGACTTTAAAAATGAAAAGAAATAGATAAACGAAATGATGAATATGCAGTAACTGTATAAAATATAACCAAATCGCTAGCTAGGCAACCCCGGTTGTCGCGAGGAGGTCTTAGCGTAGGTGGATGGCGGGCAGAACTTGTGATTTGTCTGCGATCTTGTATGGTTGGTTCCCTTTTGTTTTGAGTGGTCGTGAGTCCTGTCATGAAGTCGGTTGAAGAGCAGTTGGCGCTGATCAAGCGTGGCGCAGAAGAGGTTCTGGTTGAGGCTGAGCTAGTTGAGAAGCTCAAGCGTGGTCAGCCACTGCGTATCAAGGCCGGGTTTGATCCGACTGCGCCGGATCTGCACCTTGGGCACACCGTGCTTATTAATAAGCTGCGTCAGTTCCAGGAGCTGGGGCATCAGGTGATTTTCCTGATTGGCGACTTCACGGGAATGATCGGTGATCCCAGTGGCAAGAGCGCTACGCGTCCACCGCTGACTCGCGAGCAAGTGCTGGAGAACGCGGAGACCTACAAGACCCAGGTGTTCAAGATTCTTGATCCGGCGAAAACCGAAGTTGCCTTCAACTCCACCTGGATGGACAAGATGGGACCGGCAGATTTCATTCGCCTGACTTCGCAGTACACCGTTGCGCGGATGCTTGAGCGTGATGATTTCAGTAAGCGCTACTCGACCAATCAACCGATCGCCATCCATGAGTTCCTCTACCCGCTGGTGCAGGGTTATGACTCTGTCGCTCTGCAGGCGGATGTTGAGCTGGGCGGCACTGATCAGAAATTCAACCTGTTGATGGGGCGCGAGTTGCAGCGCTCCTATGGTCAGTCCTCGCAGTGCATCGTCACCATGCCGTTGCTTGAAGGTCTGGATGGCGTGAAGAAGATGTCCAAGTCGCTGGGCAACTATATAGGTATCCAGGAAGCTCCTGGTGTCATGTACAACAAGCTGGTATCCATGCCGGATGCGCTGATGTGGCGCTACTT
This DNA window, taken from Pseudomonas sp. SG20056, encodes the following:
- a CDS encoding peptidoglycan DD-metalloendopeptidase family protein, which produces MTSPAKAPPLYPKSHILAASGVAALLSLALLVFPSREVEAQKTYINLELDNGSEFAELQGEQNLDTLPSPNKSQSPFANTAATERSTDDEQKAAQAEKPQEEIDPLKHIIRVENGDTLSTVFAKVGLSATTLHDVLNSSKDAKQLTRLKVGQALEFNLNTDGQLESLHSKLSDLESIALTKSEKGFSFKRELVKPEVQTTYSHGVINSSLFLSAKRAGLSHSLTMDLANVFGYDIDFAMDIREGDVFELIYEKKVVNGKQVGTGNILSARFTNRGKTYTAVRYTNKQGNSSYYNANGESMRKAFIRTPVDFARISSRFSTGRRHPVLNKIRAHKGVDYAAPRGTPIKAAGDGRITLAGRHGGYGNAVIIQHGQRYRTLYAHMNGFAKGIRSGSNVKQGQIIGYIGTTGLSTGPHLHYEFQVNGVHVDPLSQKLPMADPIAKSEKARFMQLSKPLMAQMDKEKSTMLALNNQR
- the tyrS gene encoding tyrosine--tRNA ligase, whose translation is MKSVEEQLALIKRGAEEVLVEAELVEKLKRGQPLRIKAGFDPTAPDLHLGHTVLINKLRQFQELGHQVIFLIGDFTGMIGDPSGKSATRPPLTREQVLENAETYKTQVFKILDPAKTEVAFNSTWMDKMGPADFIRLTSQYTVARMLERDDFSKRYSTNQPIAIHEFLYPLVQGYDSVALQADVELGGTDQKFNLLMGRELQRSYGQSSQCIVTMPLLEGLDGVKKMSKSLGNYIGIQEAPGVMYNKLVSMPDALMWRYFELLSFRSMEEIEQFKRDVEQGANPRDIKIKLAEEIVARFHGEEAALNAHRSAGNRMKEGELPEDLPEIEVLSVEDMPIAALLNKAGLVKNAAMARDLLGSGSVRVDGEVVDRSFIYKVGAAHVCQAGKKAFARITLKLES